ataaaataactcttaTGTTAGTTAGTTTTTGATATGACAAatgtttatatattatatgaatAGTGGAATGTAAAATGtacattttaatgaaaaaaaattcttataaaatggcaatattttccattttttgagaaaatgtataatcattttttatctacaatatatacttaatttatatttcactattaatgttctttttttatttaccttttAAGTGAGTAATAGACTATCCTTAGGGTAGAGTTATAATGTGCAGCAAATTGTAGTAAAACAATGCAAGTGTCACTGATTGATTGAATCTGGACTAGCTAGCTAACTGCAAtgaaggtttttcttttcttttcttttttttttttttttgagaaggaatttGGATACTTTTATTAATGTAAATGAGTTACATTCAAATGTAAAATCGAAAAAATATGTCAAGGTACATCTTCCATTCATACTTGAAAATCTGGTATGCTTATAGCATGCTTCGTCAGATTATGAGCTTCACTATTGTCGTTTCTCTTTACATGAGAATACAACACTCTTTGAAAATGACTTGAGTAAATTTTTACATCCTCCACCAGCAGACCCAATGCGCATAGGTACTACTCTTGTTATTTCAGAGCTAGAATCACACCTAACACATCGCCTTTGAGTATTACATTTTGGAACCTCAGCTCATGTGCAAATGACAAGGCTTTCCGAGCAGCCAACACTTCTATCTCCTCTACCTTATACGCCTGAGAAATTTATTCTGAACATGAGGCTAAAATAGCACAATTACTATCCCTTATTACAACTCCAACACCTGACTTATTTGAGTCCTCAAATACCGCTCCATCAGAGTTCACTTTCACAAAACCCACTTGCAGTGCTCTCCACCTGTTTCCCCCAATTTCGTGGCTCCTTACCAGCATATCTGATGCTTTGGTGCTGGCTCTATATTGCGCCAACAATTCAGCAGTCTCTTCAGCAACTTGGTACAACAGATAAGCTTGCAAATTGAGCCTCACCTTGTTCCTTTGGTTCCAAACCGTCCATGCCATGAATGCTAATAGCTCCAATGACTTTCCCTCCTCTATCATCCATGACAGCAGCTCCCTTACACATGTGAATTCAATTTCGCACCTAAACCCCCATTTTTCCTGATCAGCCCATACTATATCCAGCTCCAGACATGACCACACAGCATGCAATGAGTCTTCTACTGCCATTTTACACCTCTCACAGATCGGATCCTCCAAAATTTTCCTACGCATCAATGCTTGTTTGGTTGGAAGTACATTATGACATGCTctccaaagaaaatttttaatctttggTGGAGCTTGCATCTGCCATACTTCCTTCCAAACCTTCTTATGACAGATTGGAGGAGTTTGGGAATTTAATTGTagctcctcttcttctttgataAACCTATATCTGGACTTGCAAGAGTAAGTTCCTGAGGTAGAATAAGGCCAATACAAAGTGTCTTCTGCCACATGTTGACTTAGGAGAATTTTCTTTATCAACTTAGCATCCTCTTCCACAAATAAACCATCCACCATCTCTTCATTCCATCTTTTTGTACTTAGGTCAATAAGTGAGTCTATGGTATGATTTTCAAAACTCTCCAATGGGCAAGTAGGCAGATATGTTGGATGTTTTCTTGGCAGCCAACGTTGCTACCAaatgtttattttctctccacTTCCTACCCTTCATAATGCCCTTCTTTGAATGATGTCTATTCCCCTAAGGATACTCTTCCAAGCATAAGATCCCATCCATGAGTCGACGGCCTCCATAAGCAATGAATTTGGGAAGAAGCGAGCTTTAAATACTTTGTAGAAGAGTGAGGTTTTATTATGCAAGAGCCGCTATGCTTGCTTTGCTAAGAGGGAATCATTGAACATAGCAAGATCACGAAAGCCCATACCTCCAATAGTCTTAGACTTTGTCATCTCTTTCCATTTAATCCAATGGATTTTTCTACATTCACCCCTTTGGCCCCATCAAAATCTTTTGATTAGAGCCTTGATTTCATTGCACAAACTCACTGGCAATTTGAAACATCTCATAGTGTAAGTGGGGATGGCTTGTATGACTGCCTTTAATAGCACTTCCCTATCGGCTTGTGAAAGTAATTTTGCTTCCCACCCTTGAAGTTCCGCCAAACCTTCTCTTTAATGTagttaaaactttcttttttccctttcccAACTAAGGAGGGCAGCCCAAGGTATTTTTCAAAGTGCAAGATTTCTAGCACACCTAAAGCCGCCTTAATTCCATGCTTCACCTCCTCCGGAATAGACTTGCTAAAGAACAAGGAGGTTTTACTCCTATTCATTTTTTAACCTGAGGTTTCTTCATACACTTTTAGTATCTCCAAGATATTGTCACACTCCTCCATTGTTGCCTTGCAAAAAATAAGACTATCATCTACAAAAAGCAAATGTGTTAGTTTTGGGCCCCTCTTACAAAAGGGAATAGCCATAGATGTCACCTTGTAATTCCGCATTTTTAATTAAACCATTCAGCCTCTCCATACAAAGAAGGAATAGGAAGGGGGAAAGTGGGTCTCCCTGCCTAATCCCCCTTGTAGGAAAAATCATCCCATAGGGCTCTCCATTCACCAAAACAAAGTATGATACTATTTTCACACACCCCATTACAAGATTTATCCACCTCTCCCTAAACCCCATCCTCCTCATTATCCCCTCTAAGTAATACCACTCCACTCGGTCATACGCTTTACTCATAATTTTGTAAGCTATGCAAAGTCTCAAAGGCCACCAAAATATTATCAGAAATTAATCTACCCTTGGTGAAGGCTGATAGGTGTTCTGTAATAATGGATGGAAgtaattttttgagataatttgCAAGAACTTTGGAGTAAATTTTGTAAAGGACATTACATAGGCTAATAGGGCGAAATTGGTGTGCATATTCAGGGGTGCTTATTTTTGGGACAAGTGTGATAAAAGTATGGTTTAGAGGAGTAGGTATAGTACCTGAGTTCAACCATGATAGGATGGATGAGGTGACATCATGATTTACCGTGCTCTAAAAATGAAGTTGGTGCTCTAAAAATGAAGTTGGTGCTTGAATTTTAACATCTCTAATTTTTAGACCAttaattgaaccaaaaaaaaaaaaaaaccattaaaattcCACCTCAACTTGTCTAACATTTCATAACAAGAgacttttaaaataaggcaAGACTTAAGTACTATATTTAGGTTCATTTCTTAAAACTATGCTATATTCTTATGagatgaatatatattttttagttaagtagctaCATAACTtaatcttaaataaaaaatctaaagaataatatttaaaatattataactaaattttatcctaaAACTTTCAGTCGGCCTTCCCAATCTTTCCATGCACACCGGCACAttggaatattttatttataaaaagataaaaacaaaaattgaatatagTTCATTGGAAATGCCAGAGATTGAATTGAATTAAAAGAAAGTCATTGCAGTTTTCCCAGGAGGCAGTTAATTTTCCACATCTTGAActtgaagtaaaaataaataaataaaggaccTGAGCTGAGAGAGAAAgtccaaaagaaaaacagaaaaagttAATGGAATGGAAATTGGAAAGGTCAGGGCCCCAGCTTTTTTAACCGTTTCTCTTTTGAAGTATGTGGAGGGGCAGTATTGTCATTTTGAATACGACAGTGCGTTTTGGAAGTCTCTTTATGACTCTTATGGTGATTAGAAGACGCCACCTGTACTTTGGACACAAGTGCGTTTTTCAAACACTGTTTTTATTTATGGGTCAGGATAACGAGTGATATTAGAGcattagttaataatttattttaaaaaaattttgatattttttttatgaaaaataaaaaaaattatcaaaatattaattattaatttttttttgtaaatttttttaaaataaattattaaacaatAACCTAATGacatttattaacatttttatttatttatttatttatttgaaaatctcCCAAACAGTGCTTACTGTGCGTTAGAGTTTAGCTTTTAAATACCTTTTATTTTCACAGTCACTGACTCAGATTCAGTAGAGGAGCTCCGTCCGTACATTTAAACAGTTTATTCCATCATGCATGCTAGCATtcgaaaaataatgaaaaatctCATCATTTCATGTGACTTTAAAATAGAAATTGATGAAGTGTGAAATCAGTAGCTAGGCTGCACACTCAAGCTGTTTGCAGCCTAGCTAGGCTCAGGACAGAGCCTAGCTAACGATCAATAACGCTCAGAAGTGGTTTTAGCTAGGCTCTGTCCTGAACCTCTCTTTGTTGTTTAGTTTCTAATATGATTTGCagtttaccacaaaaaaaaaaaaaaaagtggatcaataatctgaaaaagaaaaaaatttgattattagAGTTAACTGAGACTGAACTAGTTAAATACCCTCTAACAATtaagtcaatattttttaaggatttaaGTATGAGAAGGGATGAATGTTTGTGCACACCTTTGTCTGGTGAGATTTAGTTCATTTTATAGAGTTTGAAATGATTTTACTTGTTAGATATTACTATTATAGTGAGAAatatgtggacttagtagagaGAGTGGAGTGAATTTCAAGAAATTCACCCTATATCTCGGAACAATAAATCGTAGTGTATATGTTCTTGATTTGCAAAGAGCACCTTAGAATTTAGTAAGTGTTCATCCATCACATATGGTCTCTTGCCTTTAGATGACTTGTGTTTTACTTAGACAAACTTGCTCCTTCTTGGTACTATTACTTTGCTATTTCTTTATGAATGATGATCTTCTTTTTACTGGATGAAAACTGTTTTCTTAGATAACTCCTATGGAcgatttttactttttaattacccattaaaaatcaaactaaaatttATGACCATCAATCCCTGtaaatataaatgataaaatatcttttaatcAATTAAGGATGGAgagctttttaaaaatatatattaataatccTGTCTacagaaaataagaaaactatatAGTAGAATTTTgcttaatagtaaaaaatattatcattaatCGGAAaccataaaatcaaaattaattatatctatcaaaaattaaaatttgtctaaattttagggatcaaaatttcttttcacataaatttatttaagatgTTACTTGATTTgtcccaacaaaaaaatttggatatatatattttagagcATGAGATAGTTTTGGGAAAGTATATATACAATAATGTTAAATATAATAGGACAAAAattaggtacagtaccttaaGTGCTATTTCttagatttcttttttaagattcaGTTATATgactatttaattaaaaaatatactttcatcccatgagaaaaaattcacatagcaaaattttaaaaaatgaacttaaaaaacagaacctaagtactatacttaagttttacctaatataataatattctttctttttttggaatgaaatataataatatacataattaCCGGTATAATTACTTTAACATTGGTCTACCAttcattttatctttattatagGTCTAGTTAAAGGGTGCTCTAAAGCATTTATTAATGTACCTTTTTAGGAATTTTGTTATACCActtttgtgaaaaatataaaaattaattaaaaaatcaattgtaaattttttttttttcataaaaacctTATAAAAGTGTTTACCATACAAAATATGAATGCCATTGGGCATCAGttaacaaaattcaatttttattagtatcaaacaaatcatcttggaagttgtgaaaattttcaaatcatatcaatatactttttttttttgtttttttgatggGATATCAATATacctttcttttatatatattctcttttacTAGTAGTTTGTAATTATCCTGTTACCCAAAAAagcctcattttttttaaaaacttaaaactctCTCCGATTTGGAGTCATTCATGCATCCTCATGCTCCTCGGGACCCTCCTACTGATTTTAATTAACTTCGTCATCTAAAACAAACTACAATTACTcctatttgtttttattttagccTTTAAATGGTAAACAAGGACAGCAAAATCACTTTTCAATCGCAAAAATAAGACATCCTAGgaagttaacttttttttttttttttttgctgagaaagaaaattcaattccatTAATGGTGCTGCAGCAATAGCATTTTAATTTCCTACCGATTAAAGGTAACTGGGATTACTACTAGCTGTCACTATAGATTATTTCAGTCAAGTCACCTAAACATTATCAAATGGTCAATTCAGTCATTCACAAACCACCCAAAGTCAGTGCACCAGTTTCCCAAAACGACCAAGAAAACACATTTTCCTGCTGAAAACGTTTTTTAATTGGTGAGCATGCCATGGCTTCAGAGAAATGTCTCTTCTACAGGAAACAAACTTCAATTTTGTCTACTATATAAATACTGTACCCATTAATTCTCTTCTATCAATCAAAGCACCCAAATGATCCAATCCTTTTAAAGCTTCTCCTGTTCTTCTTTCTCAACATCCCATTCTTCACTGTAACATACATCAGATTCAGAAGTAAATATTTTCACCGACTTATCACAACTTATGGCCCCAGTAACCTATCTACTCGGCCTGAAAGTTGCTGTCACTGTGGttttcatcttttctatcaCAATTCTACCTCCCAAATCAGGTAAAGCAAAACCAGCCCATTTCAGTAAAAAACTGTTTAAAGCTTTTACTTCATGTTcacactagaaaaaaaaaaaaaaaaaatccgaagtGCATGTATCtttcaaattaattatgttGTCTCATTTTATGTTCTATATATATGAAAGCTTTCCTTTCCCCTCTCATTCTGGTCTTTTCGTTTCTTTCTTGATCTCACTGCTCTCTGTCTGTGCCATTATGAATTTATCACTAGACTGTGCTACATCTTCCATTTCACTGTTGTTATTGTTGCTTGTTTCTTGTGGTTTTGGCATGCAGTTGAATCATTGTCTTCTGGCTATGGTGAGACTTTAGAGCAAAGCAAAATGGTGTTGGGATCAAAGCCACCTGGTTGTGTCAACAAGTGCTTAAATTGCAGACCTTGCATGGCTACTCTAGTCATTCCTCACCAAAGGAATGGTTTCAGTGCAAACACTCGGGGAGAAGATGATAGCTACTATCTCCTCTCTTGGAAATGCAGATGTGGAAATAAGCTCTATCAACCATGATCTCATATTCTCAATCACTGATCACCATTAGTTAATTTCTCTatgtaataactttttttttataattatttttaagagaaGTCCATTAAGTTTtaagcctctctctcttcttgtgTAGACGTGCAATATATGATTCTAAAAGTATCTTAACCTTAAAGAGACACTACCAGTAGTTAGTATTACTGGAAGATTGAAAAGAGATTGAGAGTGTCAAGGTGGTTGTTCTCTCTCTGTAATGGTGTGCTGTGAAAAAAGATTATGTAATTAAATATTAGAATTAGCAGTGATTCTGATTTCTGATGTGCACTGTGCAACACTGCAACATccatttcttcaatttttttaaataaaaaattgggtaTGTCATAATTGAGAGATTTTTGTTGCTTTTAGGATTCTCATTATTAAACGTGCATTGAGATGTTCCATGTACAAGATATGTCTATGTACTCCAAAACAGAAACTTATTTTGCAGCAAGAATCTTTTTGCTTTGACAATACACGTTTTCCACTAGTTTCAGCTACTAGTGTGAGTGTCCTTCAAGTTCTAGTTTTACGATCTATCATGGAAATAGCCCCTATATGCATgtatctcaatctcaatctcattaTTGATCAGAGATGGGACCAGCTTTTAATAAAAGAAGAGCATACATGGAGACGTCATGTTTCCACGACCTGATTATGATTTCCATCTATAAACGTCACCAAAATACTAGTGGGTACATACAGACACATCAAAGAGAAGCTGCTTTTGCCTCGTGAGTGGTTGCCTTTGTATCCACGGGTAAATTAAAGTGGCTTTCCTCCTAAAAAATACCATTCGCTCTCTTTAAGTCAGAATTGTTCGACATGTCTATTGGATTTTTgaataattaagaaattgtttattattattattattattattatatatcaatGTGATTATGTGCCTGCAGGGTGGCCCAACATAATTTGggacctaaaataaaaaatttatgcgGAGCCTATAATATgtaaatattacttaaataaaattatttaatattaatcaaattaatattaatttgatatattaaatacataaataatatcctatactaatgttaatttcatatagagaattgaatatcatagATTTTTTTAGATGGATTTTTATAgttgaatatcatagttgaattataaatattaataaaaagaaagaaaaatatattgtgATTGAAAAAGATACTTTATTTTGGATATAAGATGACGTATAGTTAAATAAAgttgtaatctaatttttaatttttaattttgattttaagagagagataaatattatttggtgtgtgactttgtaggatattagtttacaaaaatcaAAGTCTCAAACTATTAGGGGAAGATTATTAATctataattgataatttaacacatttgcaacaactttttgaaaaaatttagggtttcaGTTGAGTTAAGGTAAGGTTATATTGGTCTCGTACTTTGAGAGTcttaatagaaatgaaaaagaaaaatgtgctAATTAAAAACACTATAAAGTGTtcaaaatataatgtaataGTCTCTCATTGATGAACTTCATCAATTTAACCAATTAATGTTTATATcacttttttgtgattaataacATGGCAATTTGTAAGtcaatagtaaaatttgtagtatcctTAACatcactaattaaaaaaaatgtacaatttgtagtatataattttataaaaatataggCTTTTAACTATGGAAATTGGGGCCTTTTTCCTAAGAGAAATGTTGTTTTTTGgtgggggccttaggcctaggcctaactTGCCTAGGCCTTGGGCCGGCCCCAGTGCCTCTTTGGTCTAgcttatttgttttatatttttttgtatcagtttttttttttcttcgtttaACATAAAACgtactaaaaattatatttttaataaatagtatGTAAATAAGCTgacaaaaataaactttttccaAACATGTTACTATATGAACAACCAAACCTCtctagtttaaaaaatatttgtaagtgcacaattgtacctggacccaaaaacgaGTGAGGGGCTCaggtccaatgagccttatacaatgaaatttgtaaagtatgagtttgaaacctaggattgggatgttggaagttgattaACAGGTTAGAGTGCCACAATCCATGCAAGTAATTA
The sequence above is drawn from the Castanea sativa cultivar Marrone di Chiusa Pesio chromosome 5, ASM4071231v1 genome and encodes:
- the LOC142633382 gene encoding EPIDERMAL PATTERNING FACTOR-like protein 8 is translated as MAPVTYLLGLKVAVTVVFIFSITILPPKSVESLSSGYGETLEQSKMVLGSKPPGCVNKCLNCRPCMATLVIPHQRNGFSANTRGEDDSYYLLSWKCRCGNKLYQP
- the LOC142634995 gene encoding uncharacterized protein LOC142634995, translated to MVDGLFVEEDAKLIKKILLSQHVAEDTLYWPYSTSGTYSCKSRYRFIKEEEELQLNSQTPPICHKKVWKEVWQMQAPPKIKNFLWRACHNVLPTKQALMRRKILEDPICERCKMAVEDSLHAVWSCLELDIVWADQEKWGFRCEIEFTCVRELLSWMIEEGKSLELLAFMAWTVWNQRNKVRLNLQAYLLYQVAEETAELLAQYRASTKASDMLVRSHEIGGNRWRALQVGFVKVNSDGAAYKVEEIEVLAARKALSFAHELRFQNVILKGDVLGVILALK